The genomic DNA TTCAAAAGCGTCAATGGTGCGCCGACTAAACTTGGCCAATCCCAATTGAGTGCAATCGCGGACGTGAGGTCACACACGGTAATAAGCACTGCAATAAGCACAAAATACAAGCTCAAACCTTCGGTGGATTTATTCAAGTAATTTTTAATAATTTGCGGCAACATGTAGGTAAACCAACAGACATTGGACACCATACCTGCTGTGTCATAAAAATGCTTGCTACGATGCGTGAAACTTACATTATCAATGGCATAGCCGAGCAAGCCTAAAAAAACTAAGGTGATTAAGGCATAGCTGATCACCTCACTTTTTGAATGCAAGCCATAGCGCCCAATTTGATAATGTTCGATAAACAAACTCGCCAAGCCGACAATCGTCACCAAACGGTATTGCCACTGCATGTCGCGGCCAAAGCCGTACATCAAGTCGGCCATATAACCAAACAACAACAAACCGTGCATCCAGTAGCTTAAACCCTCGGTGTCTTTGCGCTTGAAGTTGAGCCACAACTGCGGCAGAAACCAAATGAAATAAATGATGGTGGAAATAGACAGGGTGATTTCACCCAAGGTGTGTATGTTCATATTGTCTTCCTACACCGGTACTAACCGGATCAGGTTCAAAGGGTTTAGCGTATGCAATCTCAGCGCCTAAGCGCTCCCCTGCTTTATTGAAAGGCTACTATATAAAAAAATACCTGGCTGGGCCAGATATTTTAGAAGCATTAAGGGGCCATCCCGAGGTTGCGGCTTATCGCTCTTCTCTTGCTTATTAACAAAAAATCACCCGCATCTTTCAGCAGTCTATACGCACCAACAGCCGCCAAAGAGCGCTTAACATCAATTGACAGCCACCCAAGAGCGGCAAATACGCATACGACGGTCGCTACCCTCGAAGCTGCTATAAAAACAAAAATGGACAGTTTAATGCGAAGCCTCAGCAACACGTTTGATGAACTACTCCGCTTACTCGAATCAACAATCAAGATCTGTGATAACGACTCCATCGTGGAAAAGGCTGATATAGTTTATCAGTGCTTATGCAAAAGGCTTACGCCGGATCATGATATGCCGGAGGATGCCGATAGGCTTGTCCCGGCGATTTATGCAACCGTTGATCTGCTGATGTTTGATGATGAAGGAAATCAAGACGCGTTTTACACTGATTTTAACTTCATCACAAATCACCAAGCTGACAAAGATTTAAAGGGCTGTATGACGTCGCTTAGCAACGCTCGCTTTACTGAGAGACCCGGTGTTTTGACCCTATAAAATGGGGAAAGCGCCCAAAAAAGGCCTGTGTCGAGAAGACAGTAAAGGGTTTTGCCGAAAAAAACCCGGCAAAGCCGGGTCATGATCAAGCGAATAACCATTCTACTCAGCCGAAAACTCTTTAAACGCACGCAGCGCATCAGCCGCATACATCAGCGACGGTCCACCGCCCATGTACACCGCCATGCCGAGCATTTCCATCACCTCCGCTTCAGTGGTACCTAATTTTTGCAAGGCTTGCGCATGAAAACCAATACAACCATCACAGCGTACGGCCACACCAATCGCAAGCGCGATTAATTCTTTGGTTTTTTTATCCAACGCGCCCTCTTGGGTCGCACCCTGCGCCAAAGCGGAAAAGCCCTTCATCGCATCGGGTATACCTTTGCGAAGGTCGGCCAAGGAAGCGGAAATATCACCGGTGATTTCTTTATAAGACTTTGTCATAACGTTTCTCCTTATCAACGATTAAACGGTAATAGCATTAACAATCGCGCCAAGCCACAAGTGCCTGTGATGCCGGCAAACAATAAGCCCAAACCAAAAAAGCCACTGATCAGCGAGTAATACGGTGAAAGTGTCAAACCCAACACCACGCCCAACACGACCATAAAACCAATAATAATTTGCACTTGTCGCATCACAGAAAAACAAAACCCCGTGGTTTTAACCGTACTGCCCCCCGCTTTTTTCCACGCAACAATCCCGCCATCTAGCATGTAAATGTCTGCATCTTGGTTACACTGCTGCACAATGGCTTTTGCTGCTTGCTCAGAACGCACGCCCGAGCGACAGTAAACCACACAAGGTTTTTCCACAGAATGGCCTTCTTGCACGCAGCGGTTCAAAGGCTTGGAGATGGCGCCAGAAATATGCTCGGCCTGGTATTCATCCGGCTCACGCACATCGAGCAACTCCCAATCTTTGTGCTCTGCAAGCAATTGCCTTAAGGTTTCAGCACTGATTTTTTGAACCGTTGTCATATTATTTCTCCTCACAAAAATATTCGTGCATTACATTTAATATGGCTTCTACTTCTTTGCCACATAAGGAATAATAAGCCTGCTGAGCTTCTTTTCTCGCCACAACCAAACCCTCTTCACGCAGCTTGGCCAGGTGCTGAGAAAATGCCGATGGGCTAAGCTTGGTGGAGGCCAGAAGCTCTGAAACCGATTTCTCACCGCTGACCAGCTGACACAAGGTGATCAAACGCTCAGGGTGTGCTAGCAATTTCAAAAAAGCAGCCGCTTTCTGGGCATTTTTCTGCAAGCTATCTTGAGCGGTTTTCATCCCAAGCCCCCTAATTAATTTAGATAAATCTAAATTAGTTTTATCTAAATTACAAGCTTTTCTCGATAAATTATTCTGTGATAGACTTCGGCCTCATAAAGGATTCGAGCGACATGAAGAAAAAACAAAAACCCACCCCATTGATCAGCTTGTTAGCACCGAGATACTGGGCTCTGTGGGCTTTTTTTGGCGTATTACGACTGATTGTTTTGCTACCCTACCCACAACTTAAATCGCTCGCCTTCAAGCTAGGCCCCGTACTCATGAAAGCCCAGGCTCGACGCGTGCACATCGCCCGAGTCAATCTCTCACTCTGCTTTCCCGAAAAAGATGAGCGCGAACGCGAACGTATACTCCGCGAGAGTTTTGGCTATGCCGTTTTGGGAATATTTGAAATGGGGCTGGCTTGGTGGGCCAGCGAAAAACGGTTTAACGCCATGATCACCATCAATGGCTTAAACATTTTCCATCATGCTTTAAAGCAAGGCCGCGGCGTTATCGGCTTATCAGGCCACTTCACACAGGCTGAACTCTTCATGCGCACCATGGGCAAGCAGCTGCCGCTAACCATATTTTATCGCCAACAAAAAAACGCTCTGTTTGAATGGTTTTCCGTGCGCCAGCGTCGAAAATACCTAAGCGGCTTAGTCGAGCGAAAAGATGTCGGCGGCTTTTTCAAGGCGCTTGAGAAAAACCAGGTGCTGGCTTACTTACCCGATCAAGACTTCGGCATTCGCAACGGCGTGTTTGCCCCCTTCTTCGGGCAGCAAGCCGCCACGATAACTGCGCTATCGAACAAGCTCTATCACGAAGGCGTACAATTTGTTTACGCATTTATACACAATACCGGCGATCTTCAAAAACCCTATGAAGTGAACAGCTATGCCTTGGAAAATTTCCCCACTCGTGACGAACTGAAAGATGCCATTACCCTAAACACCATCATTGAAGCCGCGATCAGGCAGCACCCTGAGCAATACATGTGGCAACATCGGCGCTTTAAAACACGTCCAGAAGGTGAGCCCAGAATTTATTGATGATCGCGCCTGGCTTTTAGGTGCTGACGCTTACGACGATTGGCCGCAAC from Gammaproteobacteria bacterium CG11_big_fil_rev_8_21_14_0_20_46_22 includes the following:
- a CDS encoding sulfurtransferase produces the protein MTTVQKISAETLRQLLAEHKDWELLDVREPDEYQAEHISGAISKPLNRCVQEGHSVEKPCVVYCRSGVRSEQAAKAIVQQCNQDADIYMLDGGIVAWKKAGGSTVKTTGFCFSVMRQVQIIIGFMVVLGVVLGLTLSPYYSLISGFFGLGLLFAGITGTCGLARLLMLLPFNR
- a CDS encoding lipid A biosynthesis lauroyl acyltransferase (Acylates the intermediate (KDO)2-lipid IVA to form (KDO)2-(lauroyl)-lipid IVA), coding for MKKKQKPTPLISLLAPRYWALWAFFGVLRLIVLLPYPQLKSLAFKLGPVLMKAQARRVHIARVNLSLCFPEKDERERERILRESFGYAVLGIFEMGLAWWASEKRFNAMITINGLNIFHHALKQGRGVIGLSGHFTQAELFMRTMGKQLPLTIFYRQQKNALFEWFSVRQRRKYLSGLVERKDVGGFFKALEKNQVLAYLPDQDFGIRNGVFAPFFGQQAATITALSNKLYHEGVQFVYAFIHNTGDLQKPYEVNSYALENFPTRDELKDAITLNTIIEAAIRQHPEQYMWQHRRFKTRPEGEPRIY
- a CDS encoding transcriptional regulator, whose product is MKTAQDSLQKNAQKAAAFLKLLAHPERLITLCQLVSGEKSVSELLASTKLSPSAFSQHLAKLREEGLVVARKEAQQAYYSLCGKEVEAILNVMHEYFCEEK